In one window of Gudongella oleilytica DNA:
- a CDS encoding RNA-binding protein — translation MLDRERLTSHIKKPELLLKMRMLIDKAEIALNKHVVVDTDFIDPFERKTAMAIFNGIHNLGYLEAGGPEFAERKYFLLFPDYMVQMDFIEYTSYLEISGDINSLNHRDFLGSLMSMGIKRGKIGDIFIGEKSAIVSLKKEIGDYLLMNIQKVGNVNVKCSLISIDKVVFKEQAYERKDLFIASERLDVMLGAAFNLSRNESQAKIEAGDIKVNWESVEKSSYKLEPGDMISARGLGRALYETRNGLSKKGRLNIALKIYK, via the coding sequence TTGCTGGACAGAGAAAGGCTGACATCACATATAAAGAAACCCGAGCTGCTATTAAAGATGAGGATGCTTATCGACAAGGCAGAGATTGCCTTAAATAAACATGTGGTAGTTGATACTGATTTTATAGACCCCTTCGAGAGAAAAACAGCAATGGCGATATTTAACGGGATACACAATCTTGGCTACTTGGAAGCTGGAGGGCCTGAATTTGCTGAAAGAAAGTATTTTCTTCTATTTCCGGACTATATGGTACAAATGGATTTCATTGAGTACACAAGTTACTTGGAAATATCTGGGGATATTAACTCATTGAATCATAGGGATTTCCTGGGGAGCCTCATGAGCATGGGTATAAAAAGAGGAAAGATCGGGGATATTTTTATTGGAGAGAAAAGTGCTATCGTTTCCTTGAAAAAAGAGATCGGAGATTACCTATTGATGAACATTCAGAAGGTCGGAAATGTAAATGTCAAATGTTCTCTAATCTCTATAGATAAGGTAGTATTTAAAGAACAAGCTTATGAACGCAAGGATTTATTTATTGCATCAGAAAGGCTTGATGTGATGTTAGGAGCAGCATTCAATCTATCCAGAAATGAAAGTCAGGCAAAAATTGAAGCCGGTGATATAAAAGTAAATTGGGAGTCGGTTGAAAAGTCCAGTTACAAACTTGAGCCTGGAGATATGATTTCAGCAAGGGGTCTTGGGAGAGCTCTTTATGAGACAAGGAATGGCTTGAGTAAAAAAGGAAGGCTTAATATTGCATTAAAAATTTATAAATAA
- a CDS encoding YggT family protein, giving the protein MYTVLRSVRILFDIIEILIIIRIFMSIFRVSMDNVVGKAVLELTEPIMSPARALLDKLGLGRGFIDFSPWVAILFLRLAYTLLINIAG; this is encoded by the coding sequence ATGTATACAGTGCTAAGATCTGTCAGGATATTATTTGATATAATCGAGATACTGATTATAATAAGAATTTTTATGTCCATTTTCAGAGTATCTATGGATAATGTAGTTGGAAAGGCTGTTTTAGAGCTAACAGAGCCTATAATGTCTCCAGCGAGAGCTCTTCTGGACAAACTTGGATTAGGAAGAGGATTTATCGACTTCTCTCCATGGGTTGCAATATTGTTTCTAAGACTAGCTTATACTCTGCTGATTAATATTGCGGGGTGA